GAGGAGGTCCCCGACGGCGCCAGCGTCACGGTGCACTACACCGGCATCAACTGGAACACGAAGAAGGTCTTCGACTCGAGCTGGGAGCGCGGCGAGCCGGCCACGTTCGTCACCTCGCAGGTCATCCCCGGCTTCACCAAGGCGCTCGTCGGCCAGAAGGTCGGCTCGCAGGTCATCGCGATCATCCCGCCCGCGGACGGCTACGGCGAGGCGGGCTCCGGCGAGGACATCGGCGGCACCGACACCATCGTGTTCGTCGTCGACATCCTCGGCACCTCGGCTCCCGCGGGCCAGTAGGGATCGCCGTGCGCCGCGTCATCGTCCTCGGATCCACGGGCTCCATCGGCGTGCAGGCCCTCGAGGTCATCGCGCGCCATCCGGAGCGGTTCGAGGTGGTCGGGCTCGGCGCCGGCAGCAAGCGGGAGGCGCTCGCCGAGCAGGCGAGGATCGCGGGCGTCGAGCACACGGCGCTCGGCGCGGACGAGGCCGAGCAGCTCATCCGCTCGGTCGACGCCGACGTGGTGCTCAACGGGATCACCGGATCCGTGGGGCTCGGCCCCACGCTCGCCGCGCTGGAGGAGGGCCGCACCCTCGCCCTCGCCAATAAGGAGTCGCTCATCGTGGGCGGCGAGCTCGTCCGGTCCATCGCGAGGCCGGGCCAGCTCGTGCCCGTCGACTCGGAGCACTCCGCCATCGCGCAGGCCCTGCGCGGCGGCACCGCCGAGGAGGTCCGGCGCCTCGTGGTCACGGCTTCCGGCGGGCCCTTCCGCGGGCGCACGCGCGCGGAGCTGGCCCACGTGACGCCTCGCGAGGCGCTCGCGCACCCCACGTGGGACATGGGCCTCGTCATCACGACGAACTCCTCGACCCTCGTCAACAAGGGCCTCGAGGTCATCGAGGCGCACCTGCTCTTCGACGTGCCCTACGACCGGATCGACGTGGTCGTGCACCCGCAGTCGCTCGTCCACTCGATGGTCGAGTTCATCGACGGGTCCACGCTCGCGCAGGCGTCGCC
The nucleotide sequence above comes from Clavibacter sp. B3I6. Encoded proteins:
- a CDS encoding 1-deoxy-D-xylulose-5-phosphate reductoisomerase, with the translated sequence MRRVIVLGSTGSIGVQALEVIARHPERFEVVGLGAGSKREALAEQARIAGVEHTALGADEAEQLIRSVDADVVLNGITGSVGLGPTLAALEEGRTLALANKESLIVGGELVRSIARPGQLVPVDSEHSAIAQALRGGTAEEVRRLVVTASGGPFRGRTRAELAHVTPREALAHPTWDMGLVITTNSSTLVNKGLEVIEAHLLFDVPYDRIDVVVHPQSLVHSMVEFIDGSTLAQASPPDMRLPIALGLDWPHRMPDVGVPIDWTRAATWTFEPLDDAAFPAVLLAKEVGRAGSTFPAVYNAANEQAVHAFHAGRAGFLDIVDTIRRVVDAHEPASGALTRESLAEAERWARAEADRVLGV